The Limanda limanda chromosome 14, fLimLim1.1, whole genome shotgun sequence genomic interval TATTGCATATCGAGGTAGTAAGGACACATTGTGTAGGAATCTTAAATGTCTTTACATGATGTTCTGCCAATTTATGCAGCATACGTCAAGATATCCAGTGGTTAACTAAAAACATGTACCTTCTAATTGCATTAGAGGAAAAGCCAGGTATCATAAAAATCTATAGAATTAATCTTTAAGGGACATTAAATATCTGTACCTAATCTCGTACCAATCATTTTAATCATAGTTGTTGTCACACATTTCACATAGGTTTGTCTCATGATCACGATAGTTGTAAATTCAGGGATCTTCAAAGTCAGGAGGTATCATCCTCTTGGGATCATGAACATAATAGCCATCTATCCAATACAATCGTGTATTAGTCACTATAAAGGTGCAATACATGAGGTAGCTTGTTAGCACTAGTGCACGGTGCTGCATCTTTCCCCATACCATCCACTACGTCAGCGTCCTAAGTATTAGCAGCTTGTGGCCACTGTCTCCAGCAGAGATAATTCGCTCCTCACAAACAAAGCAGATTTTGCagtcaccatggaaacaggaGATTGCATCAGAGATTGCTGTTTGCCCTATACCGCCTCCCTTTAACAGTTCAAGCAATCCTATTGATGAACATGGTCAGCTCTGCTGCTCAAAATTCGACTAGCACATAGAATGAAAGTGAAGATGGGCGTGAACGTACATGTAAGGGTTAATTCATACTAAGAACAAAATTGTTTGATGAGGACATAATGAGTCATAAATATGTGTCAATCGAGACTGtaataacaacagcaacattgATAAGCAGCTTGTGTTTGCTATTGTAGAGTAACACAGCTGCAAGTTCGTTGTGACTGCAAAGCACCTCAAAGGTTAGAGGATTAAGCTTTCTACTGTGTCAGTGTGCTTGAGCAAGATGCTGTGGCTTTTTTTACTGCAATGaagcaaataacaaacaaatattgcAGCAAATAAGAAATGAAATATCTATATGTATTCTAAGAATGGCAGTGTTGGTCTGTCCACCACTTGGGTCCAGAcagaaatatctcaacaactattgGATGAAGGCCATGGAATTTTGTCTCCATAAGATGAATCCTGTCTACTAAATGATTCTCCATTTTTGGTTGGACTGGCATTTAAAAGATCTATTGTATGGATGCCAGTGTTTCTCCGAACATTGCCTTTGTGTAATTGTCAACTGGGAATTTTCCCCAGTCCAAAGTGTCCAGGGTAAACTATGTTAATATGTGACCAAACAGTTATTGAAGAAGTTTGAGGAGTATCTTCcacaaatgtgttgttttgattAACTACCTCCACCTTATTTACTTCCATTGCTGCAGAAAAGCTGTATGTTTGtcccctttctttttttaaagaaataattgaATGAAAAATGATTCGCCACTTTTAGTGAATTTTCTTTTACCTTGTGCAGTCTGCCACTTCTTCGATGcacaaattaaatttaaacCGAAAGATATTTTTGTgtcaatataaagtatatatcaGTTTTAAAGCCAAAGTGTAAAGTTATGTTGACCGACAGTGTTTTGTAAAAGCATTGTGAAGAGCTGTTCCATGTGATCTGCAGGGGCCCCCCTGCTCATGGAACTGAAATCTGTGCTGAAAAAGAAAGTAACAACAGGCTTTACACTCAGAAAAGGTCTGTAAAGATGCCTCTGCTGAACAGTCCCTGTGGGGTATAAAGGATTAAATCCTCCAGCCAGACACAGGcctgtcaaaacaaaagcagctttCAGACCTTTGGACAGCCAATCATGAGTCACCTGACAGGATGATGTCATAGTGGTGCGGGCGTGTCTGACTCTTCTGGATGCGGTGGATCTTGTCTTGGATGTTGTAGAGTTTGTTCGGAGCCACTCGGCACAATTGTagctttgtgtttctttacGTATTCTGTTGTCTCTTAATTGTTGTAGCTGGATGTGCTGTATTTAACACACTTTAGCGTGGATGGTCATATTTTATTACCAGCTGTTGAATTTTTGATACCTTTCCTCACATTTCACATAAATTAAACAATTCACATGCTAATGCCTACATATAtatctctctgttgtttttttaggtCACAGAGCTGAACGAAGCATTATCCAATGAGGAGAGGAACCTGCTCTCTGTGGCCTATAAGAACGTGGTCGGTGCGAGGCGCTCATCCTGGCGCGTCATCTCTAGTATTGAGCAGAAGACGTCGGCTGATGGCAATGAGAAGAAGATTGAGATGGTGAGGGCCTACCGGGAAAAGAttgagaaggagctggagaccGTCTGCCAGGATGTGCTCAACCTCCTTGACAACTTCCTGATCAAGAATTGCaatgaagagcagcaggagagcaaGGTGTTCTACTTGAAGATGAAGGGCGACTACTACCGCTACCTGGCTGAGGTGGCCACGGGGGAGAAGAGAGCCGCGGTGGTTGAGTCCTCTGAGAAGTCCTACAACGAGGCCCATGACATCAGCAAGGAGCACATGCAGCCCACCCATCCAATCCGCCTGGGCCTGGCTCTCAACTACTCCGTCTTCTACTACGAGATCCAGAACGCCCCTGAGCAGGCGTGCCACCTGGCCAAGACCGCCTTCGATGACGCCATCGCCGAGCTGGACACCCTCAACGAGGACTCCTACAAAGACTCCACTCTCATCATGCAGCTGCTACGAGACAACTTGACGCTGTGGACAAGTGACCAGCAGGATGACGAGGGCGGCGAGGGCAACAATTAAAGAGTCCAAAACCTCATTCtgccaaaacaacacaacatgcgCGCTCACaaatgatgacaaaataaaaatagtttgAAAAAAGTTCttagaaacaaaaaaagggagGGTGGGATGGGGTGGTTGAACATCGGCAGCCAACTAAGCTGATGGTACTAACGTGGCTGCTGTTCTTTATTTTTCcagttaaaagtgaaaaaagtaGGAGGAGGGAAGACAATTTTAGTTTGAGAAATaaccttaaattaaaaaaaaagaatgaaacccCCTCCTTGATAGCCTCTGCAGCATTTGCCAAAATACCACTGTAGAAGCAAGAGGTATGGTGTTCATCACAGTGTGACTGTCAGGTTACAATACCTTCACACTGGCAGAGACTGGTCTTAACGCGCAAATGAAGCTGAGCTGTGTTATTGTATTTTGTGAGGGGAGTTCAGAAATTGAGTTCTGATGCTTGAGCAACTAGAAAATTAGGGTAACCTTGAATGTCATGGCCTTGattagtgagagagagagagagagatcgagaATGAGTGGGGGAGCAGACAGGTTACAGAAGTAAAGACATGCTTATTGGGGTGTCGAACTTCATTACGTAACAAACAAACCCGGCATCTTTAGTTGCACCACATTATGATCGCTGAGTGAGAAGCAGGTTGTGTCTGTTATtgaagataacattaaaaaaataatgtttttgtttgatttgtgtcaGGTATGTGTCACAGTCATACTGTAACTTAAAATACAAATCCATAAAGTAAAGTTAGTGCAGCTTGTCCCTCTCATGTGCTGATGTGCTTTATTGAATAAATTAACTGTTTTTGGACACACAATTCTTATTGTCAGTATTGTTGTTACTATAACAACTTCTATTGGGTCCTTATGCTCATGAAATGATTTGAAAAATCTGGATAGCAGACAAATGAATTTGAACTAATGTGATGCTTGGAAATTATTAAACAATAAACGAGTCCACCCTTAAACTCCAGTTACGCTATCTTCATAACAACAGACTTGATTTTAGACCCAAGTACAATTTGTGGATAGAGCACATGCAATGTTAAGTTGAAGCTCTAAAAGCAGATTTGAGGTTTGTCGATTTACATCGTCTTCAGTTTCTTCTTGGTCAAGAAATGCACTTGCCTATTATACTGTTTCTTCAGTGTAAGATGATAACTGCTCCAATATTCTCCATAATACAATATTGTGCATGCTGGTGATGTATTTATACAGTAGCTTAAATTTATTAACTTATACTGTAGATGTTATGTATTCATATGAACATGGAATTACTAGACTTTAATcagattattttctatttatttctttttattgcaATTGTTAGCTAGTTtattttaatctgtgttttctttactcCATTTGCTGAAGTACGCTATACCAAAACAGTGATTGTTAACAATAAATTGATCTGTTACAGACATCGCTATGGTGACATGCAGTTCTTGGCAAGGGTgacagaaagtgaagaaaacTTGACATTTGATGTCTGAAGCTGAAATGGGCTGTTCACAACACAAAATGGCTGCTTTCAGAGTTTTTAATTACACAGTGCAAATTTCTCAAAACTGCACTTTATTAAATTCATCCCTTCATCTATTATATATACACTGCTTATTCTTTTGGGGGTGgcaggggagctggagccaatagCTGACATTGGCAGACAGGAAGGGTCTACCCTAGAGTGGTAACCAGTATATCACAGAGCCAGTTTACAGAGATTACCATTCACAATATTATGGTCAATTTAGGGTCTCAAGTTAACCTAGCCCCAAGCTATGGACTGTGGAAACCCACAAACATAGAGAGGACATGCAAAATCCACAAAGAAAGATCCCTGCCAAACCGGGATTC includes:
- the ywhag1 gene encoding 14-3-3 protein gamma-1, whose amino-acid sequence is MVDREQLVQKARLAEQAERYDDMAAAMKSVTELNEALSNEERNLLSVAYKNVVGARRSSWRVISSIEQKTSADGNEKKIEMVRAYREKIEKELETVCQDVLNLLDNFLIKNCNEEQQESKVFYLKMKGDYYRYLAEVATGEKRAAVVESSEKSYNEAHDISKEHMQPTHPIRLGLALNYSVFYYEIQNAPEQACHLAKTAFDDAIAELDTLNEDSYKDSTLIMQLLRDNLTLWTSDQQDDEGGEGNN